In Lates calcarifer isolate ASB-BC8 linkage group LG23, TLL_Latcal_v3, whole genome shotgun sequence, a single genomic region encodes these proteins:
- the LOC108884425 gene encoding receptor-type tyrosine-protein phosphatase H isoform X8: MIKPLSIKITSDHLLLCVFLCLLWGTAYSNTTSTPSATLTATVRNGTADSSTTSSTPSATLTATGTADSSTTSSTPSATLTATGTADYSTTSSTSATLTATGTADYSTTSSTSATLTATGTADYSTTSSTSATLTATGTADYSTTSSTSATLTAPVRKAMGTTEMTSTQSTTLMTPIPTTRSPPPNAENFQWTGQNETSITLQWKKVENILNYTLVFGEKDKNVTATAEDTVIDVVSGLTNAAKYNFTLYTVRDGVRSSGVSLTAVTAPPNAENFQRTTQNETSITLQWKKVENILNYTLVFGEKEKNVTATAEDTVIDVVSGLTSGTENNFTLYTVFGGVRSSGVKLTAVTAPPNAENFQRTTQNETSITLQWRKVRNILDYTLVFGEGEKNVTAKAEDTVIDIVSGLTSGTENNFTLYTVFGGVRSSGVSLTAVTAPSNAENFQRTTQNETSITLQWRKVRNILDYTLVFGEGEKNVTAKAEDTVIDIVSGLTSGTENNFTLYTVFGGVRSSGVKLTAVTAPSNAENFQPTGQNETSITLQWRKVRNILDYTLVFDEGEKNVTAKAEDTVIDIVSGLTSGKEYNFTLYTVFGGVRSSGVNLRAVTAPERVNMVRVTQNDSSITLRWDKVNSISTYVLLYDGNDGPVREDISALPEDITVTHVVSPLTAGKKYYFILTTVFGEVNSTKYTFEAVTVPPKVSSVDVTERSVTSLTLNWENADINWTYLLQINGSTVTFTQDIYPKVSYSVSPLKPGTQYNFSVITVFSGFNSTAYEACTVTTIDCASVPWHVTNSSIHGMVEGLFSNATATYEQTHISPQGSNVSFTGLVPGATYNLFLEYETCSQRFPQCHHTETVRPSSVSAHCDYLGAGYSISVVWIKPNGVWTQVEVNVSGQSHPVPANGEQSIQISGFQPARTYEVTVDTLSGHVRSSAPYVFLCDTDPRGVIAGSVFAVLLFALVCLAVFLVLKRPDLIRKKSFIGGAKLSNPKSKAISVAEFPNHFNQLSADDNRGFSQEYENLVPVGTEQTRKAAVLPENKAKNRFNNVLPYDWCRVRLNTSNPNGTSDYINASYMPGYNSNREYIATQGPLPSTVNDFWRMIWEQRVKGIVMVTNCIEGGRTKCEQYWPGDGKPCHYGELLITTRSEQQETNWTLREFSLKHTETSEKRKVKHFHFTAWPDHGVPQGTKILIQFRELVRWHIEREADGAPTVVHCSAGVGRTGTIIALDVLLQQLVKKRGVGINAFVHKMRLSRPYMVQTESQYVFLHQCIMDSLQPDEKMEENIYENADMIYVNATALRELQTNG; the protein is encoded by the exons ATGATCAAGCCTTTGTCTATCAAAATTACCTCAGACCacttgctgctgtgtgtcttcCTGTGTCTTCTCTgg GGTACGGCTTACTCCAACACAACATCAACACCAAGTGCAACGCTGACAGCAACCGTAAGAAAt ggTACCGCTGACTCCAGTACAACATCATCAACACCAAGTGCAACGCTGACAGCAACC GGTACCGCTGACTCCAGTACAACATCATCAACACCAAGTGCAACGCTGACAGCAACC ggTACCGCTGACTACAGtacaacatcatcaacaagtGCAACGCTGACAGCAACC GGTACCGCTGACTACAGtacaacatcatcaacaagtGCAACGCTGACAGCAACC ggTACCGCTGACTACAGtacaacatcatcaacaagtGCAACGCTGACAGCAACC ggTACTGCTGACTACAGtacaacatcatcaacaagtGCAACGCTGACAGCACCTGTGAGAAAAGCAATGGGAACGACAGAAATGACAAGCACACAGTCAACCACTCTAATGACACCCATTCCAACAACAAGATCAC CTCCTCCTAATGCAGAGAACTTTCAATGGACTGGACAAAATGAGACCAGTATAactctgcagtggaaaaaagtggaaaacatCCTCAACTATACCCTTGTGTTTGGTGAAAAGGATAAAAACGTCACTGCAACAGCAGAGGATACAGTGATAGACGTAGTCTCAGGACTTACAAATGCAGCAAAATACAACTTCACTCTCTACACTGTGCGTGACGGTGTCAGAAGCAGTGGAGTAAGCCTCACTGCAGTCACTG CTCCTCCTAATGCAGAGAACTTTCAACGGACTACACAAAATGAGACCAGTATAactctgcagtggaaaaaagtggaaaacatCCTCAACTATACCCTTGTGTTTggtgaaaaggagaaaaacgtCACTGCAACAGCAGAGGATACAGTGATAGACGTAGTCTCAGGACTTACAAGTGGGACAGAAAACAACTTCACTCTCTACACTGTGTTTGGTGGTGTCAGAAGCAGTGGAGTAAAGCTCACTGCAGTCACTG CTCCTCCTAATGCAGAGAACTTTCAACGGACTACACAAAATGAGACCAGTATAACTCTGCAGTGGAGAAAAGTGAGGAACATCCTCGACTATACACTTGTGTTCGGTGAAGGGGAGAAAAACGTCACTGCAAAAGCAGAGGATACAGTGATAGACATAGTCTCAGGACTTACAAGTGGGACAGAAAACAACTTCACTCTCTACACTGTGTTTGGTGGTGTCAGAAGCAGTGGAGTAAGCCTCACTGCAGTCACTG CTCCTTCTAATGCAGAGAACTTTCAACGGACTACACAAAATGAGACCAGTATAACTCTGCAGTGGAGAAAAGTGAGGAACATCCTCGACTATACACTTGTGTTCGGTGAAGGGGAGAAAAACGTCACTGCAAAAGCAGAGGATACAGTGATAGACATAGTCTCAGGACTTACAAGTGGGACAGAAAACAACTTCACTCTCTACACTGTGTTTGGTGGTGTCAGAAGCAGTGGAGTAAAGCTCACTGCAGTCACTG CTCCTTCTAATGCAGAGAACTTTCAACCGACTGGACAAAATGAGACCAGTATAACTCTGCAGTGGAGAAAAGTGAGGAACATCCTCGACTATACCCTTGTGTTCGATGAAGGGGAGAAAAACGTCACTGCAAAAGCAGAGGATACAGTGATAGACATAGTCTCAGGACTCACAAGTGGGAAAGAATACAACTTCACTCTCTACACTGTGTTTGGTGGTGTCAGAAGCAGTGGAGTAAACCTCAGGGCAGTCACTG CTCCTGAGAGGGTTAACATGGTGAGagtgacacaaaatgacagCAGTATAACTCTGAGGTGGGACAAGGTTAACAGCATCTCAACATATGTCCTACTATATGATGGCAATGATGGTCCGGTACGGGAGGATATCAGCGCGCTTCCTGAAGACATAACTGTTACACATGTCGTCTCTCCGCTTACTGCTGGAAAAAAATACTATTTCATTCTCACCACTGTGTTTGGGGAAGTCAACAGCACTAAATACACATTTGAAGCTGTGACAG TTCCACCAAAGGTGTCTTCGGTTGATGTGACTGAACGCTCTGTGACCAGTCTAACTCTGAACTGGGAAAATGCGGATATAAACTGGACGTACTTGCTTCAGATTAATGGCAGTACTGTGACATTTACCCAGGACATATACCCAAAAGTGTCATATTCAGTCTCACCTCTCAAACCTGGGACACAGTATAACTTCAGTGTGATCACAGTGTTCTCTGGATTCAACAGCACAGCTTATGAAGCCTGCACAGTAACAA cCATAGACTGCGCCAGTGTGCCCTGGCATGTCACTAACTCATCGATCCATGGGATGGTTGAAGGCTTATTCTCAAATGCAACCGCCACTTATGAACAAACTCACATCAGTCCTCAAGGTAGTAATGTGTCATTTACTGGCCTCGTCCCTGGCGCAACCTATAACTTGTTCCTTGAGTACGAAACATGTTCTCAACGCTTTCCACAATGTCACCACACTGAAACAGTGC GTCCTTCAAGTGTAAGTGCTCACTGTGATTACTTGGGAGCTGGCTATTCCATCTCTGTTGTGTGGATTAAACCAAATGGTGTGTGGACTCAAGTGGAGGTCAACGTTTCTGGGCAATCTCACCCAGTACCTGCAAATGGGGAACAGAGTATTCAAATATCTGGATTCCAACCTGCCCGAACATATGAAGTAACTGTAGATACACTGTCTGGGCATGTGAGGAGTTCTGCACcatatgtttttctgtgtgataCTGATCCAAGGG GAGTAATTGCAGGATCAGTATTTGCTGTGCTGCTTTTTGCCCTGGTCTGTCTGGCTGTCTTCCTTGTGTTAAAAAGACCAGATTTAATCAG AAAAAAGTCATTCATTGGTGGGGCCAAACTGTCTAATCCAAAGAGCAA aGCTATATCTGTAGCAGAGTTTCCAAACCACTTCAACCAGTTAAGTGCGGATGACAACAGAGGATTCAGCCAAGAATATGAG AACCTTGTTCCTGTTGGCACAGAGCAGACACGGAAAGCCGCAGTTCTACCTGAAAACAAAGCGAAGAATCGTTTCAACAACGTCCTGCCAT ATGACTGGTGTCGAGTGAGGCTAAATACATCAAATCCCAATGGGACCTCTGACTACATTAATGCCAGTTACATGCCA GGctacaacagcaacagagagtACATTGCCACACAGGGTCCTCTGCCCTCCACCGTCAATGACTTCTGGAGGATGATTTGGGAACAAAGAGTGAAAGGCATCGTCATGGTAACCAACTGCATTGAAGGAGGACGG aCCAAGTGTGAACAATACTGGCCTGGAGACGGCAAGCCTTGCCATTACGGAGAGCTCTTGATCACCACCAGATCTGAGCAACAGGAGACCAACTGGACATTGAGGGAATTTAGTTTGAAACAT ACAGAAACCTCAGAAAAGCggaaagtgaaacattttcacttcacaGCCTGGCCGGACCATGGAGTCCCTCAGGGCACCAAAATCCTGATCCAGTTCAGAGAACTGGTGAGATGGCATATAGAGAGAGAAGCGGATGGAGCACCAACTGTGGTTCACTGCAG TGCTGGAGTGGGGAGGACAGGCACTATCATTGCCCTGGATGTGCTACTTCAGCAGCTAGTCAAAAAAAGGGGAGTGGGCATCAATGCTTTTGTGCACAAGATGAGACTGAGTCGACCATACATGGTGCAGACAGAG tCTCAGTACGTTTTCCTGCACCAGTGCATAATGGACAGTCTGCAGCCAGAcgagaagatggaggagaacaTATATGAGAATGCAGACATGATATATGTCAATGCCACAGCGCTCCGAGAGCTTCAGACAAATGGCTAA
- the LOC108884425 gene encoding receptor-type tyrosine-protein phosphatase H isoform X28 encodes MIKPLSIKITSDHLLLCVFLCLLWGTAYSNTTSTPSATLTATVRNGTADSSTTSSTPSATLTATGTADSSTTSSTPSATLTATGTADYSTTSSTSATLTATGTADYSTTSSTSATLTAPVRKAMGTTEMTSTQSTTLMTPIPTTRSPPPNAENFQWTGQNETSITLQWKKVENILNYTLVFGEKDKNVTATAEDTVIDVVSGLTNAAKYNFTLYTVRDGVRSSGVSLTAVTAPPNAENFQRTTQNETSITLQWKKVENILNYTLVFGEKEKNVTATAEDTVIDVVSGLTSGTENNFTLYTVFGGVRSSGVKLTAVTAPPNAENFQRTTQNETSITLQWRKVRNILDYTLVFGEGEKNVTAKAEDTVIDIVSGLTSGTENNFTLYTVFGGVRSSGVSLTAVTAPSNAENFQRTTQNETSITLQWRKVRNILDYTLVFGEGEKNVTAKAEDTVIDIVSGLTSGTENNFTLYTVFGGVRSSGVKLTAVTAPSNAENFQPTGQNETSITLQWRKVRNILDYTLVFDEGEKNVTAKAEDTVIDIVSGLTSGKEYNFTLYTVFGGVRSSGVNLRAVTAPERVNMVRVTQNDSSITLRWDKVNSISTYVLLYDGNDGPVREDISALPEDITVTHVVSPLTAGKKYYFILTTVFGEVNSTKYTFEAVTVPPKVSSVDVTERSVTSLTLNWENADINWTYLLQINGSTVTFTQDIYPKVSYSVSPLKPGTQYNFSVITVFSGFNSTAYEACTVTTIDCASVPWHVTNSSIHGMVEGLFSNATATYEQTHISPQGSNVSFTGLVPGATYNLFLEYETCSQRFPQCHHTETVRPSSVSAHCDYLGAGYSISVVWIKPNGVWTQVEVNVSGQSHPVPANGEQSIQISGFQPARTYEVTVDTLSGHVRSSAPYVFLCDTDPRGVIAGSVFAVLLFALVCLAVFLVLKRPDLIRKKSFIGGAKLSNPKSKAISVAEFPNHFNQLSADDNRGFSQEYENLVPVGTEQTRKAAVLPENKAKNRFNNVLPYDWCRVRLNTSNPNGTSDYINASYMPGYNSNREYIATQGPLPSTVNDFWRMIWEQRVKGIVMVTNCIEGGRTKCEQYWPGDGKPCHYGELLITTRSEQQETNWTLREFSLKHTETSEKRKVKHFHFTAWPDHGVPQGTKILIQFRELVRWHIEREADGAPTVVHCSAGVGRTGTIIALDVLLQQLVKKRGVGINAFVHKMRLSRPYMVQTESQYVFLHQCIMDSLQPDEKMEENIYENADMIYVNATALRELQTNG; translated from the exons ATGATCAAGCCTTTGTCTATCAAAATTACCTCAGACCacttgctgctgtgtgtcttcCTGTGTCTTCTCTgg GGTACGGCTTACTCCAACACAACATCAACACCAAGTGCAACGCTGACAGCAACCGTAAGAAAt GGTACTGCTGACTCCAGTACAACATCATCAACACCAAGTGCAACGCTGACAGCAACT ggTACCGCTGACTCCAGTACAACATCATCAACACCAAGTGCAACGCTGACAGCAACC ggTACCGCTGACTACAGtacaacatcatcaacaagtGCAACGCTGACAGCAACC ggTACTGCTGACTACAGtacaacatcatcaacaagtGCAACGCTGACAGCACCTGTGAGAAAAGCAATGGGAACGACAGAAATGACAAGCACACAGTCAACCACTCTAATGACACCCATTCCAACAACAAGATCAC CTCCTCCTAATGCAGAGAACTTTCAATGGACTGGACAAAATGAGACCAGTATAactctgcagtggaaaaaagtggaaaacatCCTCAACTATACCCTTGTGTTTGGTGAAAAGGATAAAAACGTCACTGCAACAGCAGAGGATACAGTGATAGACGTAGTCTCAGGACTTACAAATGCAGCAAAATACAACTTCACTCTCTACACTGTGCGTGACGGTGTCAGAAGCAGTGGAGTAAGCCTCACTGCAGTCACTG CTCCTCCTAATGCAGAGAACTTTCAACGGACTACACAAAATGAGACCAGTATAactctgcagtggaaaaaagtggaaaacatCCTCAACTATACCCTTGTGTTTggtgaaaaggagaaaaacgtCACTGCAACAGCAGAGGATACAGTGATAGACGTAGTCTCAGGACTTACAAGTGGGACAGAAAACAACTTCACTCTCTACACTGTGTTTGGTGGTGTCAGAAGCAGTGGAGTAAAGCTCACTGCAGTCACTG CTCCTCCTAATGCAGAGAACTTTCAACGGACTACACAAAATGAGACCAGTATAACTCTGCAGTGGAGAAAAGTGAGGAACATCCTCGACTATACACTTGTGTTCGGTGAAGGGGAGAAAAACGTCACTGCAAAAGCAGAGGATACAGTGATAGACATAGTCTCAGGACTTACAAGTGGGACAGAAAACAACTTCACTCTCTACACTGTGTTTGGTGGTGTCAGAAGCAGTGGAGTAAGCCTCACTGCAGTCACTG CTCCTTCTAATGCAGAGAACTTTCAACGGACTACACAAAATGAGACCAGTATAACTCTGCAGTGGAGAAAAGTGAGGAACATCCTCGACTATACACTTGTGTTCGGTGAAGGGGAGAAAAACGTCACTGCAAAAGCAGAGGATACAGTGATAGACATAGTCTCAGGACTTACAAGTGGGACAGAAAACAACTTCACTCTCTACACTGTGTTTGGTGGTGTCAGAAGCAGTGGAGTAAAGCTCACTGCAGTCACTG CTCCTTCTAATGCAGAGAACTTTCAACCGACTGGACAAAATGAGACCAGTATAACTCTGCAGTGGAGAAAAGTGAGGAACATCCTCGACTATACCCTTGTGTTCGATGAAGGGGAGAAAAACGTCACTGCAAAAGCAGAGGATACAGTGATAGACATAGTCTCAGGACTCACAAGTGGGAAAGAATACAACTTCACTCTCTACACTGTGTTTGGTGGTGTCAGAAGCAGTGGAGTAAACCTCAGGGCAGTCACTG CTCCTGAGAGGGTTAACATGGTGAGagtgacacaaaatgacagCAGTATAACTCTGAGGTGGGACAAGGTTAACAGCATCTCAACATATGTCCTACTATATGATGGCAATGATGGTCCGGTACGGGAGGATATCAGCGCGCTTCCTGAAGACATAACTGTTACACATGTCGTCTCTCCGCTTACTGCTGGAAAAAAATACTATTTCATTCTCACCACTGTGTTTGGGGAAGTCAACAGCACTAAATACACATTTGAAGCTGTGACAG TTCCACCAAAGGTGTCTTCGGTTGATGTGACTGAACGCTCTGTGACCAGTCTAACTCTGAACTGGGAAAATGCGGATATAAACTGGACGTACTTGCTTCAGATTAATGGCAGTACTGTGACATTTACCCAGGACATATACCCAAAAGTGTCATATTCAGTCTCACCTCTCAAACCTGGGACACAGTATAACTTCAGTGTGATCACAGTGTTCTCTGGATTCAACAGCACAGCTTATGAAGCCTGCACAGTAACAA cCATAGACTGCGCCAGTGTGCCCTGGCATGTCACTAACTCATCGATCCATGGGATGGTTGAAGGCTTATTCTCAAATGCAACCGCCACTTATGAACAAACTCACATCAGTCCTCAAGGTAGTAATGTGTCATTTACTGGCCTCGTCCCTGGCGCAACCTATAACTTGTTCCTTGAGTACGAAACATGTTCTCAACGCTTTCCACAATGTCACCACACTGAAACAGTGC GTCCTTCAAGTGTAAGTGCTCACTGTGATTACTTGGGAGCTGGCTATTCCATCTCTGTTGTGTGGATTAAACCAAATGGTGTGTGGACTCAAGTGGAGGTCAACGTTTCTGGGCAATCTCACCCAGTACCTGCAAATGGGGAACAGAGTATTCAAATATCTGGATTCCAACCTGCCCGAACATATGAAGTAACTGTAGATACACTGTCTGGGCATGTGAGGAGTTCTGCACcatatgtttttctgtgtgataCTGATCCAAGGG GAGTAATTGCAGGATCAGTATTTGCTGTGCTGCTTTTTGCCCTGGTCTGTCTGGCTGTCTTCCTTGTGTTAAAAAGACCAGATTTAATCAG AAAAAAGTCATTCATTGGTGGGGCCAAACTGTCTAATCCAAAGAGCAA aGCTATATCTGTAGCAGAGTTTCCAAACCACTTCAACCAGTTAAGTGCGGATGACAACAGAGGATTCAGCCAAGAATATGAG AACCTTGTTCCTGTTGGCACAGAGCAGACACGGAAAGCCGCAGTTCTACCTGAAAACAAAGCGAAGAATCGTTTCAACAACGTCCTGCCAT ATGACTGGTGTCGAGTGAGGCTAAATACATCAAATCCCAATGGGACCTCTGACTACATTAATGCCAGTTACATGCCA GGctacaacagcaacagagagtACATTGCCACACAGGGTCCTCTGCCCTCCACCGTCAATGACTTCTGGAGGATGATTTGGGAACAAAGAGTGAAAGGCATCGTCATGGTAACCAACTGCATTGAAGGAGGACGG aCCAAGTGTGAACAATACTGGCCTGGAGACGGCAAGCCTTGCCATTACGGAGAGCTCTTGATCACCACCAGATCTGAGCAACAGGAGACCAACTGGACATTGAGGGAATTTAGTTTGAAACAT ACAGAAACCTCAGAAAAGCggaaagtgaaacattttcacttcacaGCCTGGCCGGACCATGGAGTCCCTCAGGGCACCAAAATCCTGATCCAGTTCAGAGAACTGGTGAGATGGCATATAGAGAGAGAAGCGGATGGAGCACCAACTGTGGTTCACTGCAG TGCTGGAGTGGGGAGGACAGGCACTATCATTGCCCTGGATGTGCTACTTCAGCAGCTAGTCAAAAAAAGGGGAGTGGGCATCAATGCTTTTGTGCACAAGATGAGACTGAGTCGACCATACATGGTGCAGACAGAG tCTCAGTACGTTTTCCTGCACCAGTGCATAATGGACAGTCTGCAGCCAGAcgagaagatggaggagaacaTATATGAGAATGCAGACATGATATATGTCAATGCCACAGCGCTCCGAGAGCTTCAGACAAATGGCTAA